From the Streptomyces nigrescens genome, one window contains:
- a CDS encoding methylated-DNA--[protein]-cysteine S-methyltransferase, translating into MTYPEQDSGPATPPAAAPDTAARRDWAWRRLATPIGPLLVAASREGLVRVVFHADERTARRELTRLEQLFGGPPLAGIPHLTTAATELTAYFAGELRAFTVPLDWSLSSGFNARVLHALADGVPYGSVVGYQDLADRVGEPGAARAVGAAMGSNPLPVVVPCHRVVASDGGIGGFGGGLETKRLLLALEGVLPAPLF; encoded by the coding sequence GTGACGTATCCAGAGCAGGATTCCGGGCCGGCGACACCGCCGGCCGCGGCGCCGGACACAGCGGCGCGGCGTGACTGGGCCTGGAGGCGGCTGGCGACCCCCATCGGTCCGCTGCTGGTCGCGGCGAGCCGGGAGGGCCTGGTCCGGGTCGTCTTCCATGCCGACGAGCGGACGGCCCGCCGGGAGCTGACCCGTCTGGAGCAGCTCTTCGGCGGCCCGCCGCTCGCCGGGATACCCCATCTGACGACGGCCGCCACCGAGCTGACCGCCTATTTCGCCGGGGAGCTGCGGGCCTTCACCGTCCCCCTGGACTGGTCGCTGTCCTCCGGCTTCAACGCCCGGGTCCTGCATGCCCTGGCCGACGGTGTCCCCTATGGCAGCGTCGTCGGCTATCAGGACCTCGCCGACCGGGTCGGGGAGCCGGGCGCCGCCCGTGCGGTGGGTGCGGCGATGGGGTCCAATCCGCTGCCGGTCGTCGTCCCCTGCCACCGTGTCGTGGCCAGTGACGGCGGGATCGGCGGCTTCGGCGGCGGCCTGGAGACCAAGCGCCTGCTGCTGGCCCTGGAAGGTGTGCTGCCCGCTCCGCTCTTCTGA